From the genome of Grus americana isolate bGruAme1 chromosome 9, bGruAme1.mat, whole genome shotgun sequence, one region includes:
- the LOC129210059 gene encoding uncharacterized protein LOC129210059, producing the protein MAGDFSRVRSSHPARRRPGSAVHAAEEPFPAAVETESQEPPARPEQVEQHRRWGHLHPAAPEGRSLRSSTSASDQRTPAAWAAPRTGGDGAAVRREQLCAAARRGRAWERENRGAGKDRRTVPLKNISRLRGSLVPPLSSVPADVFANQTASVRGRVHWASPAACERAANPHSNTAKARQRTALPGSDGRTRGPLVRNALTMPTRFGALCHGRGEPARDREKATCLETQRPEARVNAWARATRAPPPAPRPERRSPPESLHPTSQTGDASAAAGARRLGASANRAGEVSRSRWQREANSSLRSVNPQAVVLCLNRDGSEMLNVTYSSYMSHSKIKDKCIAIR; encoded by the exons ATGGCTGGTGATTTCTCGAGGGTGCGCAGCAGcca CCCAGCCCGGCGTCGCCCCGGTTCGGCTGTGCACGCTGCAGAAGAGCCCTTCCCGGCGGCGGTGGAAACCGAGTCGCAGGAGCCGCCCGCACGCCCCGAGCAGGTGGAGCAGCACCGGCGCTGGGGACATCTGCATCCCGCGGCGCCGGAAGGCAGGTCCCTGCGGAGCTCCACCTCGGCGTCCGACCAAAGGACACCTGCAGCGTGGGCTGCGCCTCGCACGGGGGGAGACGGTGCCGCGGTGCGAAGAGAGCAGCTTTGTGCCGCGGCGAGGCGAGGGCGCGCGTGGGAAAG GGAAAACagaggtgctgggaaggaccGACGGACGGTGCCTTTAAAAAACATCAGCAGGCTGCGCGGAAGCCTCGTGCCGCCGCTGAGCTCTGTGCCGGCCGATGTGTTTGCAAACCAGACTGCCTCCGTCAGAGGCCGCGTCCATTGGGCGAGTCCTGCAGCCTGCGAGAGGGCAGCGAACCCTCACTCAAATACGGCGAAAGCACGTCAGCGCACAGCCCTTCCAGGATCTGATGGGCGCACACGCGGTCCTCTCGTCCGTAATGCAC TAACGATGCCCACGCGATTCGGGGCTCTGTGCCACGGACGAGGCGAACCAGCCCGGGACAGGGAGAAGGCGACCTGCCTGGAAACGCAGCGTCCGGAAGCTCGAGTTAACGCGTGGGCGAGAG CCACGAGAGCACCACCGCCAGCCCCGCGCCCCGAGAGGCGTTCCCCTCCCGAGAGCCTTCATCCGACCTCGCAGACGGGCGACGCGAGCGCGGCTGCGGGGGCTCGGCGGCTGGGTGCATCCGCAAACAGAGCGGGAGAGGTGTCCAGGTCACGCTGGCAGCGAGAGGCGAACTCAAGCCTGCGGTCTGTGAATCCTCAGGCTGTTGTTCTGTGTTTAAACCGTGACGGCTCAGAAATGTTAAACGTGACGTACTCGAGTTACATGTCACATAGCAAAATAAAGGATAAATGTATTGCGATACGatag